The following are encoded in a window of Brevibacillus ruminantium genomic DNA:
- a CDS encoding ABC transporter ATP-binding protein translates to MEILKIEHLSKVFGKGDTAVKALDDVSFSVNKGEFVAIVGPSGSGKSTLLHLLGGVDRPTSGKVFVDRTDMYSLNETQLAIFRRRQIGLIYQFYNLIPILTVEENMQLPLLLDEHQVDQKQFEDLVKTLNLQNRLHHLPNQLSGGQQQRVSIGRALMNQPAIILADEPTGNLDSKNSSEIIDLLKMFNKTFHQTLIMITHDERIALQADRIIAIEDGRIARDEVIRP, encoded by the coding sequence ATGGAAATTCTGAAGATCGAACATCTGTCTAAAGTGTTTGGAAAAGGTGACACCGCAGTAAAAGCGCTCGATGACGTATCTTTCTCAGTGAACAAAGGGGAATTCGTGGCCATCGTCGGTCCGTCCGGTTCGGGAAAATCAACTCTATTACATTTGCTAGGCGGTGTAGATCGACCAACAAGCGGAAAAGTGTTTGTGGATCGTACGGATATGTACAGCCTGAATGAAACGCAGCTGGCGATTTTCAGGCGGAGACAAATCGGCTTGATTTATCAGTTTTACAACCTTATTCCGATTTTAACGGTGGAAGAAAACATGCAGCTGCCGCTTTTGCTCGATGAGCACCAGGTGGATCAGAAGCAGTTTGAGGATCTTGTAAAGACGTTGAATTTACAAAATCGCTTACATCATCTGCCCAACCAGCTTTCCGGAGGACAACAGCAGCGGGTCTCGATAGGAAGAGCGTTGATGAATCAGCCTGCTATTATCCTAGCAGATGAGCCAACAGGTAATTTGGACAGCAAAAACAGCAGCGAGATCATTGACTTGTTGAAAATGTTCAACAAGACCTTTCATCAGACGTTGATTATGATTACCCATGATGAGCGAATTGCTTTGCAGGCCGATCGAATTATCGCGATCGAGGATGGAAGGATTGCGAGAGACGAGGTCATTCGTCCATGA
- a CDS encoding sensor histidine kinase produces the protein MLRNREIRLVFLVMCTISLVMLVVANLFSLAAVVLVLLTSLLLIGCCLLFTRLRYQEIEKLAGYVRRISGGDYTLDVRDNREGELSILKNTIYKVTVMLSEQSALLHKDKIHLTDAISDISHQLKAPLTSMMVMADLVDDTKLPEVKRREFTRNIRIQLERLDWLVSSLLKLSKIDADAVLFKKDQVMVATLVEKVLQPVLIPIDIKEQTVSITGEDSVSFQGDLSWTTEAIINIIKNAVEHTPAGGTIAISFSENPLFTELMITDNGKGISKEELPFIFKRFYKGKSAGEGSSGIGLSLAHSIITKQNGVIDVQSDVQKGTEFRIRFYKQVF, from the coding sequence ATGCTGCGTAATCGCGAGATCCGCCTCGTATTCTTGGTGATGTGTACGATCAGTCTGGTTATGCTTGTAGTCGCGAATTTGTTTTCACTTGCTGCCGTCGTCCTCGTTCTACTCACTTCTCTTTTACTCATTGGATGCTGCCTCCTCTTTACGAGATTGAGATATCAGGAGATTGAAAAGCTAGCTGGCTATGTACGGCGAATTAGCGGTGGCGATTATACCCTTGACGTCCGTGATAATCGTGAAGGGGAACTCAGTATTTTGAAAAATACGATATATAAAGTAACGGTCATGCTATCGGAGCAAAGCGCCCTTTTGCATAAAGACAAGATCCATTTGACAGACGCGATTTCGGACATTTCCCATCAGCTAAAAGCGCCGCTAACCTCGATGATGGTCATGGCCGATTTAGTAGACGACACCAAACTGCCGGAAGTGAAAAGAAGGGAATTTACGCGCAATATTCGCATCCAGCTCGAACGGCTGGATTGGCTGGTTTCATCATTATTAAAGCTTTCCAAAATTGATGCAGACGCCGTACTGTTCAAGAAGGATCAAGTCATGGTGGCCACGCTCGTTGAAAAAGTGCTGCAGCCCGTTCTCATTCCAATCGACATCAAAGAGCAAACGGTATCGATAACAGGAGAAGACAGCGTCTCGTTTCAAGGTGATCTGAGTTGGACGACGGAAGCGATCATCAATATTATAAAAAACGCTGTGGAGCATACCCCGGCTGGTGGAACCATCGCGATTTCCTTTTCAGAAAACCCATTATTTACAGAGTTGATGATCACAGATAACGGGAAGGGCATTTCCAAAGAAGAGCTCCCTTTTATTTTCAAGCGTTTTTATAAAGGAAAGAGTGCGGGCGAGGGCAGCAGCGGTATTGGTCTCTCGTTGGCTCACAGCATCATCACGAAGCAGAATGGAGTTATAGATGTTCAGAGTGATGTTCAAAAGGGAACTGAGTTTCGGATTCGCTTTTACAAGCAAGTCTTCTAA
- a CDS encoding SRPBCC family protein gives MSTSAPEFTITRTLNARRELVWRAWTEEKELAAWLPSTPLESISFDVREGGHYRYTMVNSGTGEEYHTGGVFLDVVPFERLVFTWGHPNDPNSPVVTLTLAAHGDGDRTEMIFHLRGFAGHPGDKYMYDGWSGMLDNLTMHLREQKQ, from the coding sequence ATGTCCACATCCGCACCGGAATTCACCATCACTCGTACCCTGAATGCCCGCCGCGAGCTCGTGTGGCGGGCCTGGACAGAGGAGAAGGAACTCGCCGCCTGGTTGCCTTCGACACCCCTGGAGTCCATCTCCTTCGACGTCCGCGAAGGCGGACACTACCGCTACACGATGGTGAACTCGGGGACCGGCGAGGAGTATCACACCGGAGGTGTGTTTCTCGACGTCGTACCTTTCGAACGACTCGTCTTCACCTGGGGCCACCCCAACGATCCCAACTCTCCTGTCGTGACATTAACCCTCGCTGCACATGGCGATGGCGACCGCACCGAGATGATCTTCCACCTACGCGGATTCGCCGGTCACCCTGGCGATAAGTACATGTACGACGGCTGGTCAGGTATGCTCGACAATCTGACGATGCACCTGCGCGAACAGAAGCAGTAA
- the plsY gene encoding glycerol-3-phosphate 1-O-acyltransferase PlsY, translating into MIDILKLFAALALGYVLGSLNTAVIVGKIYGRDIRSHGSKSAGLTNTLRVLGKSAAVFVLAGDILKGIIACMIGLFLGVYFYSGEAKDCVSLLAAGAGAVIGHNWPVYFGFKGGKGALTAVAVLFMADWVMALLCLGFFVIIVALTRYVSLGTICATTLFAAISFVPVFGNTLYFYIFACLMAFMVIFRHKENIKRLLSGTENKLIF; encoded by the coding sequence ATGATTGATATTTTAAAGCTTTTTGCCGCCTTAGCTTTGGGCTACGTTTTAGGCAGCCTTAATACAGCCGTGATTGTAGGGAAAATATACGGCAGGGACATAAGAAGCCATGGAAGCAAAAGCGCCGGGCTTACCAATACTCTGAGGGTACTTGGGAAATCTGCTGCGGTGTTTGTTCTTGCGGGAGATATATTAAAAGGGATTATTGCCTGTATGATAGGCTTGTTCCTTGGCGTTTACTTTTATTCGGGAGAGGCTAAGGATTGCGTAAGCCTTTTAGCGGCAGGCGCAGGAGCGGTTATCGGGCATAACTGGCCGGTATATTTTGGGTTTAAAGGGGGCAAGGGAGCACTTACAGCTGTGGCTGTGCTGTTTATGGCTGACTGGGTTATGGCCCTTTTATGCCTTGGTTTTTTTGTGATAATAGTAGCTTTAACCCGTTATGTTTCTTTAGGCACAATATGTGCTACAACACTTTTCGCGGCTATATCATTTGTTCCTGTTTTTGGGAATACTTTATACTTTTATATCTTTGCGTGTCTAATGGCGTTTATGGTTATTTTCAGGCATAAGGAAAATATTAAAAGGCTACTTTCAGGAACAGAAAATAAACTTATTTTTTGA
- a CDS encoding NAD(P)/FAD-dependent oxidoreductase — translation MGEKMKIAVTSAIQVGGSLFTPEQLATMATIIGEDAVIEMTPFKQLYLEIPLERREVIVEELQRSGLEVYPAGFVTKSLIVCNFCKGAEEAGLETAKEINNAIAGIETPTPVKVGYAGCALGTSEPLLKDIGVVKMRDSFDIYVGGEAKGLKASLAKLLVSGLSEDQVVPVITKLITFYKTSAKGKEKFSKFIERITLDQLKKLFEI, via the coding sequence ATGGGTGAGAAAATGAAAATTGCCGTTACCTCTGCCATACAAGTAGGAGGAAGTCTTTTTACACCGGAGCAACTTGCTACAATGGCAACGATAATTGGAGAAGATGCCGTAATTGAGATGACGCCCTTTAAGCAACTCTATTTAGAAATTCCACTTGAACGGCGTGAAGTTATTGTGGAAGAACTGCAGCGATCTGGTCTAGAGGTGTACCCTGCGGGCTTCGTCACAAAGAGTTTGATTGTTTGCAACTTTTGCAAAGGAGCCGAAGAAGCAGGTCTTGAGACCGCAAAAGAAATAAATAATGCGATTGCTGGAATTGAAACTCCCACACCAGTCAAAGTGGGGTATGCAGGCTGTGCACTTGGAACAAGTGAGCCATTGTTAAAGGATATTGGTGTTGTTAAAATGCGAGATTCGTTTGATATTTATGTTGGAGGAGAAGCCAAGGGTCTCAAGGCTAGTCTTGCGAAACTTCTTGTATCTGGGTTATCCGAAGACCAAGTAGTGCCTGTCATTACAAAACTCATTACCTTTTATAAGACAAGTGCGAAAGGGAAGGAAAAATTCAGTAAGTTTATTGAGAGAATTACATTAGACCAATTAAAAAAATTATTTGAAATTTAA
- a CDS encoding response regulator transcription factor translates to MNILLVEDDKTIASGLEYSLQQDQFSTVLCHDVASAKKVIAEQLDQFALCLFDLSLPDGSGYELCRMVKAQSDIPVIFLTAVDDEVNVVMGLDMGADDYITKPFRIRELLSRIKSVLRRYHKQPQAKVVIEIAPIRIHTLEGKVFKHGIEIPLTALEYRLLLILANHPGQILSRNQLLEQIWDVAGDFVNDNTLTVYMKRLREKLEDDPKAPTIIKTVRGLGYKVGE, encoded by the coding sequence ATGAACATTTTACTTGTAGAAGATGATAAAACAATAGCGTCTGGACTCGAATATTCCCTACAGCAAGACCAGTTTTCCACCGTTCTGTGTCATGACGTCGCATCTGCGAAAAAGGTTATCGCCGAGCAGTTGGACCAGTTCGCTTTATGTCTGTTCGATTTATCACTGCCGGATGGAAGCGGGTATGAATTGTGCAGGATGGTGAAGGCGCAAAGCGACATACCCGTTATTTTCCTGACTGCCGTTGATGATGAAGTCAATGTTGTGATGGGACTGGATATGGGAGCGGACGACTATATTACAAAGCCTTTTCGAATTCGCGAGCTGCTCTCACGGATTAAATCGGTTTTGCGCAGATATCATAAGCAGCCGCAGGCCAAGGTCGTCATCGAAATCGCCCCGATCCGCATCCATACACTGGAAGGAAAAGTATTCAAGCATGGAATTGAAATTCCATTGACAGCTTTGGAGTACCGCTTATTGCTGATCTTAGCCAACCATCCCGGACAGATTCTCTCGAGAAATCAGCTTTTGGAACAAATTTGGGATGTGGCAGGGGACTTCGTCAACGACAATACGTTAACCGTTTATATGAAAAGGCTGAGGGAAAAACTGGAGGATGATCCGAAAGCTCCGACTATCATTAAAACCGTACGCGGTTTAGGGTATAAGGTCGGTGAGTAG
- a CDS encoding catalase, whose translation MEENNGRFQSHSQTVGERGPVLEQDNILHETLETFVHTKIIERPVHVKGYGAFGYFQTVHSMAPYTKLCFLQTPGQEVPVTVRFSLAVSNKGTPDTSRNVRGFSTKFYTEQGVFDLLCNHIPVFLVRDAIRFPESIKAFLPSPVNNLMDPERFWSFVARAPESTHFLVRLYSDAGTVKSFRHIPGYGVNTYVWRNAQGVRRYVKYHWLPFDGVQVIDRHEAARLASENPDYAGKDLYDTLASGRTVEYGLYIQLMNPEDEALLPFDPLDDTKVWDRRQYPLLPVGRLVLNRNTSNFMEQVEKIAFSPSNLLEGAELSDDKMLQGRANIYWDSQRRRLGPDFRKIPVNHQEDWSPASLVTSGEGRYVEGHLVRSDLSKPDDFSQAGEYYHSLSSVQQEHLVDNLVSDLVGISDETTRVVLRYLYDASTELGERVARGIEVRGEG comes from the coding sequence ATGGAAGAAAACAATGGACGGTTTCAATCTCATTCGCAGACCGTCGGTGAAAGGGGTCCCGTACTGGAGCAGGACAATATTTTGCACGAGACATTGGAGACGTTTGTACATACTAAAATTATCGAAAGGCCCGTGCACGTAAAAGGCTACGGCGCTTTCGGGTACTTTCAGACCGTGCACTCCATGGCGCCTTACACAAAGCTTTGTTTTTTACAAACACCTGGTCAGGAGGTCCCGGTCACGGTGAGGTTTTCCCTTGCCGTAAGCAATAAAGGCACCCCGGATACGTCGAGAAACGTACGAGGATTTTCCACCAAATTTTACACGGAACAGGGTGTTTTTGATCTGCTCTGCAACCATATCCCCGTATTTCTCGTCCGTGACGCCATTCGGTTTCCGGAATCCATCAAAGCCTTCTTGCCCTCTCCCGTCAACAACCTGATGGATCCCGAACGGTTCTGGAGCTTCGTCGCCAGAGCGCCGGAATCTACTCATTTTCTAGTCCGGCTCTACTCGGACGCCGGCACGGTAAAAAGCTTTCGCCACATTCCCGGTTACGGTGTGAACACCTACGTCTGGAGAAACGCCCAGGGAGTCCGCCGCTATGTAAAATACCACTGGCTTCCATTTGACGGCGTGCAGGTTATTGACCGTCACGAAGCGGCCAGGTTGGCCAGTGAGAATCCGGATTATGCAGGCAAAGACTTATACGATACGTTAGCTAGTGGAAGGACCGTTGAGTATGGACTTTATATACAGCTGATGAACCCCGAAGACGAGGCCCTCCTCCCCTTCGATCCGCTGGACGATACCAAGGTGTGGGACAGACGTCAATATCCGTTGCTGCCGGTTGGCCGATTAGTTTTGAACCGCAACACAAGCAACTTTATGGAACAAGTAGAGAAAATCGCTTTTTCACCGTCCAATCTGCTGGAAGGAGCCGAGTTGTCGGACGATAAAATGCTGCAGGGACGGGCTAATATATACTGGGATTCACAGCGCAGGCGTCTCGGGCCGGATTTCCGCAAGATTCCGGTCAACCATCAGGAAGATTGGTCGCCCGCATCACTTGTGACGAGTGGTGAAGGTAGATATGTGGAGGGTCATCTCGTACGGTCCGACTTATCCAAACCAGATGATTTTTCACAAGCTGGGGAATACTATCACTCGCTTTCTTCGGTGCAGCAAGAGCATTTGGTGGATAATCTTGTTAGCGATCTGGTCGGGATATCCGATGAGACGACTCGTGTTGTATTGCGTTATTTGTATGATGCGTCGACGGAGTTGGGGGAAAGGGTTGCCAGGGGGATTGAGGTGCGGGGGGAAGGATGA
- a CDS encoding ABC transporter permease produces MNIINKLTLKHLMKNKKQTLVTIIGVIISVAMVTAVITLGSSFLVLMQKETIKDYGDWHVLYRDVNKEQLEAIKQDTETKQFMTSKERGYAWLPGSQNFNKPYLFMKAYNAQGFTNFPIELSKGRFPERADEIVLSEAIATNAKVAYRIGDHLTLEVGQRYNQTDPSDTDLTQNDQLRSSAGESVETLIHTTTETYTVVGFIKRPTWEQTWAPGYTALTYVDEHMLDATNKTVDVSVVVKNIDSTVFDHANDLAEKNNISSFKTNDSLLRYYGVMGGGLGKTYNSLFLIVVLVIVVGSISLIYNAFAISVSERSRYLGMLSSVGATRRQKRNSVFFEGAVIGGISIPLGVICGMLGIGITFRFINPILEDALGVTEKLTLVVTPLSIALACLVSIITIFISTYVPAQRASKISAIDAIRQTADIKLTSKALKTSKLVKRLFGVEAEIGLKNLKRNKRRYYATVFSLVISVVLFLAVSFFTSNLQKSLELSQKGYNYDIAIYTIGRGATLEDEQSVKTITSLENVTEFNLMKQMNGAYMWLAEEVVPENIKPHLYQERNLYKYNIRVNSMKEDKLKVYAKQVGVEYAKLTNLDHPTAILIDTMTFLDEKGKFIETKVNGKVGEMLDLVSEDDKQQVVNKVELAAVTDNFPMGIVQTDSILQVNLVVSEPVFDQLMKKSVFVSSYSGLYLKSNEPLKTQQDIEEMQKDVTVMNLFQERQRSERKILFMSVFVYGFVALITAVSITNIFNTISTSVALRKREFAMLRSVGMTPKSFHKMINYESIFYGIKSLAYGLPISAVIMVLIYRSFMYSFSYEFVLPWASIMYVIAAVFVIVSLSMYYASIKVKKANIIDALKQENL; encoded by the coding sequence ATGAATATCATCAATAAACTAACGCTCAAACATTTAATGAAAAATAAGAAACAGACGCTTGTGACCATCATTGGAGTCATTATTTCAGTAGCTATGGTAACCGCTGTTATCACGCTTGGCTCGTCTTTTTTGGTGCTGATGCAAAAGGAAACGATAAAAGACTATGGAGACTGGCATGTCCTTTACAGGGACGTAAACAAAGAGCAGCTCGAAGCGATCAAGCAAGATACCGAAACCAAACAATTCATGACTTCAAAGGAACGCGGCTATGCCTGGTTGCCAGGAAGTCAAAATTTCAATAAGCCCTATTTATTTATGAAAGCGTATAATGCCCAAGGCTTCACAAACTTCCCGATAGAATTGAGCAAAGGGCGATTTCCAGAGCGAGCGGATGAGATTGTTCTCTCGGAAGCGATCGCCACGAACGCAAAAGTCGCTTATCGAATAGGCGATCACTTAACCCTTGAGGTTGGACAGCGCTATAATCAAACTGACCCAAGCGATACGGATCTGACGCAAAATGACCAATTGCGATCTAGCGCTGGTGAAAGCGTGGAAACCTTGATTCATACAACAACCGAGACGTATACCGTTGTCGGGTTTATCAAACGTCCTACGTGGGAGCAGACGTGGGCGCCGGGGTATACGGCCCTTACGTATGTAGATGAGCATATGTTGGACGCAACAAACAAGACTGTTGACGTAAGCGTTGTCGTGAAGAACATCGATAGCACGGTATTTGATCATGCCAATGACTTGGCAGAGAAAAACAACATCAGCTCGTTTAAAACGAATGATTCGCTCTTGCGTTATTATGGTGTGATGGGTGGAGGATTGGGCAAAACCTACAATTCATTATTCCTCATCGTTGTGCTCGTGATTGTCGTTGGCTCCATCTCTTTAATCTACAATGCCTTTGCGATTTCCGTCTCGGAGCGGTCACGTTATTTAGGGATGCTCTCAAGTGTTGGGGCAACGAGAAGGCAGAAGAGAAATTCGGTATTTTTTGAGGGGGCGGTGATTGGCGGCATTAGCATTCCCTTGGGCGTCATCTGCGGCATGCTTGGAATCGGCATTACGTTTCGCTTCATAAACCCGATCCTCGAGGATGCGCTGGGTGTCACTGAAAAACTGACGTTGGTCGTCACACCTTTATCGATTGCACTCGCTTGTCTGGTCTCGATTATCACGATCTTCATTTCTACGTATGTTCCCGCTCAAAGGGCCTCAAAAATTTCCGCAATCGATGCCATTCGGCAAACCGCGGATATTAAGCTCACAAGTAAAGCACTGAAAACCTCCAAGCTGGTCAAACGGTTATTCGGCGTGGAAGCGGAGATCGGCTTAAAAAATTTGAAAAGAAACAAACGAAGATATTACGCCACTGTTTTTTCCCTTGTCATTAGCGTTGTGCTGTTTCTGGCCGTGTCCTTTTTCACTTCCAACCTGCAGAAATCACTTGAGCTTTCACAAAAAGGCTATAACTATGATATTGCCATATACACAATCGGCAGGGGGGCAACGCTAGAAGATGAACAATCGGTAAAAACGATCACATCGTTGGAAAATGTCACTGAATTTAATCTGATGAAACAAATGAATGGCGCCTACATGTGGCTTGCTGAAGAGGTTGTTCCAGAAAATATAAAGCCGCACTTGTACCAGGAACGTAACTTGTACAAATACAATATACGTGTAAATAGCATGAAAGAAGACAAGCTGAAAGTGTATGCCAAACAGGTTGGGGTAGAGTATGCGAAGCTGACGAATCTGGATCATCCGACCGCCATATTGATTGATACCATGACATTCCTCGATGAAAAAGGTAAATTTATCGAGACGAAAGTCAATGGGAAAGTCGGAGAAATGCTGGATCTCGTATCCGAGGATGATAAGCAACAAGTGGTCAACAAGGTAGAGCTGGCAGCAGTCACTGACAATTTCCCAATGGGAATTGTACAAACCGATAGCATCCTTCAAGTGAATCTTGTCGTTTCCGAGCCTGTCTTTGACCAGCTCATGAAAAAAAGCGTCTTCGTTAGCTCTTATTCAGGACTCTACCTGAAAAGCAATGAGCCTTTGAAAACACAACAGGATATTGAGGAAATGCAAAAGGATGTAACTGTCATGAACCTGTTTCAAGAAAGACAGCGCTCTGAACGAAAGATATTGTTTATGTCTGTCTTTGTTTATGGCTTCGTGGCTTTAATTACGGCGGTTTCCATAACGAATATATTCAACACGATTTCGACGAGCGTGGCACTTCGTAAACGGGAATTTGCGATGCTGAGGTCGGTTGGAATGACGCCGAAAAGCTTTCATAAAATGATCAACTACGAAAGCATTTTTTATGGAATCAAGTCGCTCGCTTACGGTCTCCCAATCAGTGCCGTAATTATGGTGTTGATCTACCGCTCCTTCATGTATAGTTTTTCGTATGAATTCGTATTGCCTTGGGCAAGCATTATGTATGTGATTGCTGCTGTATTTGTAATCGTAAGCTTGTCCATGTATTACGCGAGCATAAAAGTGAAGAAAGCAAACATCATTGATGCTTTGAAACAGGAGAATCTATGA